One Owenweeksia hongkongensis DSM 17368 genomic region harbors:
- a CDS encoding CNNM domain-containing protein, which produces MGLLIFYLLLALVVSFFCSLLEAVLLSITPSFIESKLNEGKAWAKLTFEYKKDIDKPLAAILSLNTIAHTVGAAGVGAQAGKVLSSVSMGIISGVLTFLILVFSELIPKTVGARFWKSFTFFTTKSLQFLMIPMYPFVLLSQLIAKAIKRSDEPTVERSEVVALAEIGRREGVFTSQEAKILTNIIKLRSITVRDIMTPRTVMVAAEESTTVGQFQADKKYQRYSRIPIYKVNRDNITGFIHKYDVLLNGDEGLRDVNTQLKELSRTIPVVDQHQNLYTTYKFMVEGSAHIALVVEEFGGTAGLVTMEDIIETLLGMEIMDEFDTTTDMREYARGRWRERASRMGLKMDKQNNKET; this is translated from the coding sequence ATGGGTCTTCTCATATTTTATCTTTTATTGGCGCTGGTGGTGTCATTTTTTTGCTCTTTGCTGGAAGCAGTACTATTGAGCATTACTCCCAGCTTTATTGAGTCAAAACTTAATGAAGGCAAGGCTTGGGCTAAGCTAACCTTTGAATACAAAAAGGACATTGATAAACCCTTGGCCGCGATTTTATCTTTAAATACTATAGCCCATACAGTTGGTGCTGCAGGTGTTGGAGCTCAGGCAGGAAAAGTGCTTTCGAGTGTTTCTATGGGAATAATTTCCGGGGTTTTAACCTTTCTGATATTGGTGTTTTCTGAGCTTATTCCAAAAACGGTGGGAGCTAGGTTTTGGAAAAGTTTTACTTTTTTCACCACCAAGTCGTTACAGTTTTTGATGATCCCAATGTATCCATTTGTGTTGCTTTCGCAGCTTATAGCAAAAGCCATAAAGCGCAGCGATGAACCCACAGTAGAGCGAAGCGAAGTGGTGGCTTTGGCAGAAATTGGCCGTAGGGAAGGCGTGTTTACCAGCCAGGAAGCCAAAATTCTCACCAATATTATAAAGCTCAGATCGATTACGGTGAGAGACATAATGACTCCGCGCACCGTGATGGTGGCTGCTGAAGAAAGCACTACAGTCGGCCAGTTTCAGGCGGATAAAAAATACCAGCGCTATTCGCGGATACCGATTTATAAAGTAAATAGAGATAACATAACAGGCTTTATACATAAGTATGACGTGCTGCTTAATGGTGACGAAGGGTTACGTGATGTCAATACTCAACTAAAAGAACTTAGTAGAACCATTCCGGTGGTAGATCAACATCAAAACTTGTACACCACCTACAAATTTATGGTAGAAGGGAGTGCGCATATAGCCCTTGTGGTGGAAGAGTTTGGAGGTACCGCAGGCCTCGTAACTATGGAGGACATTATTGAAACATTGCTTGGGATGGAAATAATGGATGAGTTTGATACTACTACAGATATGCGTGAGTATGCTCGGGGTAGATGGCGTGAAAGAGCTAGCCGAATGGGCCTGAAAATGGACAAACAAAACAATAAGGAAACCTGA
- a CDS encoding YciI family protein, whose protein sequence is MKLKFSLSITVFFFCLAQNVFSQEVVTDENGFETFSYQEGDTTCTMKKYFMVFLKAGPERGQSPEESAEIQKKHLAHIGWMADQGYVDIAGPFGDDGEVRGILVMRVSDKEKAEELAAMDPAVKAGRLVMEIHPWWAAVGSTLK, encoded by the coding sequence ATGAAACTAAAGTTTAGCCTATCCATCACCGTATTTTTCTTTTGCTTGGCGCAAAATGTGTTTAGTCAAGAGGTAGTAACTGATGAGAATGGTTTTGAAACCTTCAGCTATCAGGAAGGAGATACAACTTGCACCATGAAAAAGTACTTTATGGTATTTTTAAAAGCCGGCCCTGAGCGTGGACAAAGTCCTGAAGAATCTGCAGAAATACAAAAGAAACACCTGGCACATATTGGCTGGATGGCCGATCAGGGTTATGTAGATATTGCTGGTCCTTTTGGTGATGATGGGGAGGTACGTGGTATTTTGGTAATGCGTGTTTCTGATAAGGAAAAAGCAGAAGAACTTGCCGCCATGGACCCGGCAGTGAAAGCCGGAAGATTAGTGATGGAAATCCATCCATGGTGGGCTGCTGTTGGTAGTACCCTAAAGTAA
- a CDS encoding DUF4625 domain-containing protein, translated as MKTTKQLFIYGSLLTIFLACKKEVEKDTVEPGVTNFRAIPLSGDTILAGKDINISALLSDNEGLGNAVIEIDENYSSHIHGVNASRKWNESRHIQVSGKSHTVNETFSIPPNTAPGNYHVFFNVTDEAGNSTKYTAPDFRVENLTRPQVNLVLNGGKVGDSLTFRGQITDDKDLVKLIIKMHVPGYPNSIKLLDEEIDLDNLDDKVWDFETDGQLDFVIPASTPVGTYVVKITALDNESNYNAYEQLVDLY; from the coding sequence ATGAAAACTACTAAACAACTCTTTATTTACGGTTCATTATTAACCATTTTCTTGGCTTGTAAAAAGGAAGTGGAAAAAGATACGGTTGAGCCCGGTGTTACCAACTTCAGGGCAATACCGCTTTCGGGTGATACTATACTGGCGGGAAAGGATATCAACATTTCCGCTTTACTGAGCGACAATGAAGGTTTGGGAAATGCTGTGATAGAGATAGATGAGAATTACTCAAGCCACATACATGGAGTAAACGCATCACGTAAGTGGAACGAAAGTAGGCATATACAGGTATCGGGAAAATCGCATACTGTAAATGAGACTTTTTCCATTCCTCCAAATACGGCTCCAGGAAATTATCATGTGTTCTTTAACGTAACGGATGAGGCGGGTAATTCCACAAAATACACGGCACCCGATTTTAGAGTAGAAAACCTTACAAGGCCTCAGGTAAACTTAGTTTTAAATGGAGGGAAAGTAGGCGACTCCTTAACTTTTAGAGGACAAATAACGGATGATAAGGATCTAGTTAAACTGATTATTAAGATGCATGTGCCGGGATACCCGAACAGTATAAAACTATTGGACGAGGAAATTGATCTGGATAATCTTGACGATAAGGTTTGGGACTTTGAAACTGATGGACAGTTAGACTTTGTAATTCCAGCTTCAACTCCTGTGGGAACGTACGTTGTTAAAATCACAGCTTTGGATAATGAATCCAATTACAATGCTTACGAGCAGTTGGTGGATTTATATTAA
- a CDS encoding GxxExxY protein has product MTENEISYEIIGAAIELHRALGPGLLESVYETALARDLLELDFQVEQQKGLPFTYKELEFDRGFRMDLLVNQKVIVEIKSVENLAPVHFSQTLTYLKLADKKLALLINFNVPVLKEGIHRMVNNL; this is encoded by the coding sequence ATGACCGAGAATGAAATTTCATATGAAATAATTGGTGCGGCAATTGAACTGCACCGTGCTTTAGGTCCTGGTTTGCTTGAAAGTGTTTATGAAACGGCATTGGCTCGAGACCTTTTAGAACTGGATTTTCAAGTGGAGCAACAAAAGGGTTTGCCTTTCACTTACAAAGAGCTGGAATTTGATCGTGGTTTTCGAATGGATCTTTTGGTGAATCAAAAGGTAATTGTGGAAATAAAGTCAGTAGAAAATTTGGCGCCAGTTCATTTCTCACAGACATTGACTTACTTGAAGTTAGCCGATAAGAAATTAGCACTCTTGATAAATTTTAACGTTCCCGTATTAAAAGAAGGCATTCATAGAATGGTTAATAACCTTTAA
- a CDS encoding ferritin, which produces MIVTPNRSLSEEVEKLLNEQIKMEGRSSAYYLSMASWCETKGYTNSANFLYNHSDEERGHMLKLFRYINEAGGHAIQPASHDIKHSFKSLREVFENVLDHEIQVTKSIHDIVDHCLSNKDFATFNFLQWFVMEQREEETLARRVIEVFDIIGEEGVGLWTIDQEIGKLHTTAHAG; this is translated from the coding sequence ATGATAGTTACCCCAAATAGATCTCTTAGCGAAGAAGTAGAAAAGCTACTGAACGAGCAAATAAAAATGGAAGGCAGATCATCTGCGTATTACCTGAGCATGGCAAGCTGGTGCGAAACTAAGGGATATACCAATTCTGCAAATTTTCTTTACAATCACTCTGATGAAGAGCGTGGGCACATGCTTAAATTATTTCGTTATATAAACGAAGCTGGCGGACACGCTATTCAGCCAGCATCTCATGATATAAAACATAGCTTTAAAAGCCTTCGTGAAGTTTTTGAAAATGTACTTGATCATGAAATTCAAGTAACCAAATCTATTCATGACATTGTAGATCATTGCTTGAGCAATAAAGACTTTGCCACCTTCAACTTCCTTCAATGGTTTGTAATGGAACAGCGCGAAGAAGAAACCCTTGCGCGCAGAGTGATTGAAGTTTTTGACATTATTGGTGAAGAAGGTGTTGGTCTTTGGACCATCGATCAGGAAATTGGCAAACTACACACTACTGCTCACGCTGGGTAG
- a CDS encoding prolyl oligopeptidase family serine peptidase — translation MKTKKVLSVVMASSILMACNQQVEKKETALSYPNTMRDTTVVDEYFGTKVPDPYRWLENDTSAETEAWVKAENKVTFDYLKEIPYRKDINDRLTDLWNYEKYSAPFVRGEYTYFYKNDGLQNQSVLYRQKGEEGTPEVFLDPNKFSEDGTTSLAGLSFTEDGSMVAYQISEGGSDWRKVIVLNAETKEQIEDTLIDVKFSGVSWLNNDGFYYSSYDKPKDGSALSGLTQYHKLFYHKLGTEQSTDELIFGGDITPRRYIGGYVTEDNNYLVISAATSTSGNELYIKDLRKADSKIVNVVDNFENNNSVIHTEGDKIFIKTNLNAPNGRLVTTNIANPSPANWKDLIAETENVLSVGSAGGKFFASYMIDATDRVYQYSLDGKMEKEIELPALGSAGGFGGRMEDTVLYYSFTNYVYPSTIFKYNIADGTSEVYKKSGVKFDPANYESKQVFYTSKDGTKIPMIITHKKGLKLDGTNPTYLYGYGGFNVSLTPSFSTSTIVLLENGGIMAVANLRGGGEYGEKWHTTGTKMNKQNVFDDFIAAAEYLISEKYTSSEKLAVAGGSNGGLLVGATMTQRPSLMKVAFPAVGVLDMLRYNKFTAGAGWAYDYGTAEDSKEMFDYLYGYSPYHNLKKGTEYPATMVTTGDHDDRVVPAHSFKFAAELQHCHAGNNPVLIRIETNAGHGAGKPTDKIIQEQADKWSFMFWNMGYEKLPSASENSEVAEK, via the coding sequence ATGAAAACAAAAAAAGTACTTTCTGTAGTTATGGCATCTTCTATTTTGATGGCCTGTAATCAGCAAGTTGAAAAAAAAGAAACAGCTTTGAGTTATCCTAATACAATGCGTGACACCACAGTAGTGGATGAGTATTTTGGCACCAAAGTGCCAGACCCTTATCGTTGGTTAGAAAATGATACTTCTGCCGAAACAGAAGCTTGGGTAAAGGCAGAAAACAAAGTGACCTTTGACTACCTGAAAGAGATTCCATACCGCAAGGATATCAATGATAGACTTACCGATCTTTGGAATTATGAAAAGTACTCTGCACCATTTGTAAGAGGTGAGTACACGTATTTCTACAAAAATGATGGGCTACAAAACCAGTCAGTATTATATCGTCAAAAAGGTGAAGAAGGAACTCCAGAAGTTTTTTTAGATCCAAACAAATTTTCAGAAGACGGCACTACATCTCTGGCGGGGCTTAGCTTTACAGAAGATGGAAGCATGGTGGCTTACCAAATTTCTGAAGGTGGATCTGACTGGAGAAAAGTGATTGTACTAAACGCTGAAACCAAAGAGCAAATTGAGGACACATTGATTGATGTGAAATTCTCAGGGGTTTCTTGGTTAAACAATGATGGCTTTTACTACAGCAGCTATGACAAACCAAAAGATGGTAGTGCTCTTTCAGGGCTTACTCAATATCACAAGTTGTTTTATCACAAGTTAGGAACTGAGCAGTCTACTGACGAGTTGATTTTTGGTGGAGACATCACTCCTCGTAGATATATTGGAGGATATGTTACAGAAGACAATAATTATCTGGTGATAAGCGCAGCCACTTCTACAAGTGGAAATGAACTTTACATCAAAGACCTTAGAAAAGCAGATAGTAAGATTGTGAATGTGGTTGATAATTTTGAAAACAACAACAGTGTAATTCACACCGAAGGTGATAAGATTTTTATCAAAACAAACCTGAACGCTCCAAATGGTCGTTTGGTTACAACCAATATTGCCAATCCTTCTCCAGCTAACTGGAAAGATTTAATTGCCGAGACTGAAAACGTGCTTAGCGTAGGTTCTGCTGGAGGTAAGTTTTTTGCCAGCTACATGATTGATGCTACTGACCGTGTTTATCAGTATAGCCTTGATGGCAAAATGGAGAAGGAAATTGAACTTCCGGCTCTGGGCTCCGCAGGTGGTTTTGGTGGCCGTATGGAAGACACTGTTCTGTATTACAGCTTTACTAACTATGTGTATCCTTCTACTATTTTCAAATACAACATTGCTGATGGAACTTCAGAAGTTTACAAAAAGTCAGGTGTGAAGTTTGACCCAGCTAATTATGAGTCAAAGCAGGTATTTTATACTTCTAAAGATGGCACCAAAATACCAATGATTATTACGCACAAAAAAGGTTTGAAATTGGACGGAACTAATCCAACCTACCTTTATGGATATGGTGGTTTTAATGTAAGTCTTACGCCAAGCTTTAGCACTTCTACAATTGTGCTTCTTGAAAATGGTGGAATTATGGCTGTCGCCAACCTTCGTGGAGGTGGTGAGTATGGAGAGAAGTGGCATACTACAGGTACAAAAATGAACAAGCAAAATGTGTTTGACGATTTTATAGCTGCCGCTGAATATCTTATTTCTGAAAAGTATACCAGTTCCGAAAAGCTCGCTGTAGCGGGTGGTTCAAACGGAGGTTTGCTTGTAGGAGCTACAATGACTCAGCGTCCAAGCTTGATGAAAGTAGCTTTCCCGGCAGTTGGGGTTTTGGATATGCTTCGCTACAATAAGTTTACCGCTGGGGCGGGGTGGGCTTATGATTACGGTACGGCAGAAGACAGCAAAGAAATGTTTGACTACTTGTATGGCTATTCCCCTTATCATAATTTGAAGAAAGGAACGGAGTACCCAGCCACTATGGTAACTACTGGAGATCATGATGACCGTGTGGTACCAGCACATAGCTTTAAGTTTGCTGCAGAGCTGCAACATTGCCATGCAGGAAATAATCCAGTGTTGATTAGAATTGAAACCAATGCCGGACACGGAGCTGGAAAACCAACCGATAAAATAATTCAGGAGCAGGCCGATAAGTGGTCTTTCATGTTCTGGAATATGGGCTATGAAAAATTGCCTTCGGCAAGTGAAAACTCAGAGGTTGCTGAGAAATAA
- a CDS encoding acyl-CoA dehydrogenase family protein, with the protein MSIFSNIKKLSNLFSQIDVSDTIEALGKLDRTELYQIMKIIKSKSKPYQAPEIEGDYYQLARLLTKEEREKQLEVREFMNEHVKPIANEYWNKAQFPMHIIPKMAELNIAGLTYEGYNSPMGSYLLEGFITVEMARVDTSISTFFGVQSGLAMGSIYFCGSEEQKKKWLPPMQRLEKIGAFGLTEPNVGSAVAGGLETTCKKEGDKWILNGQKKWIGNATFADLVIIWARNVEDNEVRGFIVEKGTAGFKAEKQEDKMALRTVQNALITLTDCEVSEENRLQNCDSFRDTSKVLKATRAGVAWQAVGCARGAYELALNYSHTRKQFGKPIGSFQLVQDLLVEMLTDLTAIQSMAFHLSKLQDEGRMTDQQASLAKVACSRHTREIVGKAREIFGGNGILLEHDIARFVADAEAIYTYEGTKEVNSLIVGRDITGISAFV; encoded by the coding sequence ATGTCCATATTTTCCAATATCAAAAAGCTAAGTAACCTCTTCTCTCAAATTGATGTTTCTGACACCATCGAAGCACTTGGGAAGCTCGACCGTACGGAGCTTTACCAAATCATGAAAATCATAAAGTCGAAGAGCAAACCTTATCAAGCTCCGGAGATTGAGGGTGATTATTATCAGCTTGCCAGACTTCTCACCAAGGAGGAAAGAGAAAAGCAGCTGGAGGTGCGAGAGTTTATGAATGAGCATGTAAAACCGATTGCCAATGAGTATTGGAATAAGGCACAATTTCCCATGCACATAATCCCCAAAATGGCGGAGCTAAATATTGCCGGGCTTACCTATGAAGGTTATAACAGCCCAATGGGAAGTTACCTTTTAGAAGGGTTTATTACGGTAGAAATGGCGCGGGTGGACACTTCCATTTCTACTTTTTTTGGTGTACAAAGTGGCTTGGCTATGGGCAGTATTTATTTCTGCGGAAGCGAAGAGCAAAAGAAAAAATGGCTGCCACCCATGCAGAGACTTGAAAAGATTGGCGCATTTGGGCTAACCGAACCAAATGTGGGTTCCGCTGTGGCAGGAGGGTTGGAAACTACCTGTAAAAAAGAAGGAGATAAGTGGATTTTGAACGGCCAGAAAAAATGGATAGGTAACGCTACGTTTGCTGATTTGGTAATCATTTGGGCTAGGAATGTAGAGGATAATGAGGTTCGCGGTTTTATTGTGGAAAAGGGTACTGCAGGCTTTAAGGCAGAAAAACAAGAAGACAAGATGGCACTACGCACTGTGCAGAACGCTTTGATTACACTTACCGATTGCGAAGTTTCAGAAGAAAACAGACTGCAAAATTGTGACAGCTTTAGAGATACATCCAAGGTATTAAAAGCCACACGAGCCGGGGTAGCCTGGCAGGCTGTAGGCTGTGCAAGAGGAGCCTATGAGTTAGCCCTCAACTATTCGCATACGCGCAAACAGTTTGGAAAACCCATAGGCTCCTTTCAGCTTGTACAAGACCTTTTGGTAGAAATGCTAACTGACCTTACTGCAATACAAAGCATGGCTTTTCACCTCTCTAAATTACAGGATGAAGGCCGTATGACCGACCAACAAGCTTCATTAGCAAAGGTGGCGTGTAGCCGCCATACCCGTGAAATTGTAGGCAAAGCCCGCGAAATATTTGGCGGCAACGGTATTTTGCTTGAGCATGATATTGCCCGCTTTGTAGCCGATGCTGAAGCGATCTACACGTATGAGGGTACCAAAGAGGTAAACTCACTTATTGTAGGTCGAGACATCACAGGGATCAGTGCATTTGTATAA
- the paaZ gene encoding phenylacetic acid degradation bifunctional protein PaaZ, whose product MKNIQNYVMGEWVNGEGEELVATNAITGDAIGIVSSAGLDYEAILDYGRKKGGAALRKMTFQERGRMLKALALHLVSIKDKFYELSYATGATKIDSWVDIEGGIGNLFANASLRRQFPDLPYYVDGQPAALSKNGTFIGHHIMVPKRGVAVHINAFNFPVWGMLEKIAVNLMAGVPAVVKPAESTSFLTELMVREIIASNILPEGALQVVTGLGRGIIDHVQTGDTVTFTGSAATGKKLQALPHIIDRSVTFNLEADSLNAAILGPDVEPGMPEFDLFVKEVQREVTSKAGQKCTAVRRVLVPEDKMDAVQEALTSRLSKTVIGDPQTEGVRMGSLASKLQVERLVENVERLMKSQEVVYGDLRDFDVVGADKSKGAFASPILFRNNDPFKNTDVHDVECFGPVTSMMPYKTLEDAVEIANMGKGSLVSSIITADDKIAREYVVEAAHMHGRIHVLNAKSAKESTGHGSPMPLLTHGGPGRAGGGEEMGGKRGVLHYLQRTAIQGHPDTIMEITQVYQPGASRPESEKHLFRQHFEELKVGDTVYTHKHTVTDADIASFAQVSGDNFYAHVDATSLDGTIFEGKVAHGYYVLSKAAGMFVDPRKGPVLLNYGLDECRFTKPVYPGMTIGVKFTVKEKIDQEKKSEDDIAKGIVRFNVDVYDETGETVALATILTMVKKIDQSS is encoded by the coding sequence ATGAAAAATATACAGAACTATGTAATGGGCGAATGGGTAAATGGCGAAGGCGAAGAGCTGGTTGCCACCAATGCCATTACCGGTGATGCCATAGGGATAGTGTCAAGCGCAGGTTTAGATTACGAAGCTATTTTAGATTACGGACGTAAAAAAGGTGGTGCCGCTTTGCGCAAAATGACCTTTCAGGAACGTGGTCGTATGCTTAAGGCTTTGGCGCTTCATTTGGTTTCTATTAAGGATAAGTTTTACGAACTGAGCTATGCCACTGGTGCTACCAAAATTGACAGCTGGGTAGATATCGAAGGTGGTATTGGAAACCTTTTTGCCAATGCTTCTCTTCGCAGACAGTTTCCTGATCTACCTTATTATGTAGATGGTCAGCCAGCAGCACTTTCTAAAAACGGAACCTTTATCGGTCACCACATCATGGTGCCAAAAAGAGGTGTTGCCGTTCATATCAATGCCTTCAATTTCCCTGTGTGGGGAATGTTGGAGAAGATAGCCGTGAACCTAATGGCGGGAGTTCCTGCTGTGGTGAAGCCTGCAGAGTCCACTTCATTTCTTACCGAATTAATGGTTCGTGAAATCATAGCTTCCAACATTTTGCCGGAAGGCGCACTACAAGTAGTAACCGGCCTTGGCCGTGGAATTATTGATCACGTACAAACTGGCGACACGGTTACTTTCACGGGAAGTGCCGCCACGGGTAAAAAGCTACAGGCTCTTCCGCACATTATAGATCGCTCAGTTACTTTCAATCTGGAAGCGGACTCATTAAACGCGGCCATTTTGGGTCCTGATGTGGAGCCGGGCATGCCTGAGTTTGACCTTTTTGTAAAAGAAGTTCAACGCGAAGTAACCTCTAAAGCTGGACAAAAATGTACCGCTGTCCGCAGAGTTTTGGTGCCAGAAGATAAAATGGACGCTGTTCAGGAGGCCCTTACTTCCCGCTTGAGCAAAACCGTAATTGGAGACCCTCAGACAGAAGGTGTTCGTATGGGGTCGCTTGCCAGCAAATTGCAGGTGGAGCGCTTGGTTGAAAACGTAGAACGTTTGATGAAAAGCCAGGAAGTGGTGTATGGCGACTTACGCGACTTTGATGTGGTAGGCGCTGATAAGTCTAAAGGTGCTTTTGCTTCGCCAATCCTTTTCAGAAATAATGATCCATTCAAAAATACAGATGTACACGATGTAGAGTGCTTTGGTCCCGTGACCAGCATGATGCCGTACAAAACTTTGGAGGATGCTGTAGAAATTGCCAATATGGGTAAAGGTTCTTTGGTATCATCTATCATTACTGCTGACGATAAAATTGCTCGTGAATACGTTGTAGAAGCGGCTCACATGCACGGCCGTATTCATGTGCTTAATGCTAAATCTGCCAAAGAAAGCACAGGTCATGGTTCGCCAATGCCATTGCTTACGCATGGTGGCCCAGGCCGCGCTGGTGGTGGTGAAGAAATGGGCGGAAAGCGTGGTGTATTGCACTACCTGCAGCGTACCGCCATTCAAGGTCACCCGGATACTATTATGGAAATTACTCAGGTTTACCAACCGGGAGCATCTCGTCCAGAATCTGAAAAGCATTTGTTCCGTCAGCATTTTGAAGAGCTTAAAGTGGGCGATACAGTTTACACACATAAACACACCGTTACCGATGCAGATATTGCCAGCTTTGCCCAGGTAAGTGGCGATAATTTCTATGCTCACGTGGATGCCACATCTTTGGATGGGACCATTTTTGAAGGTAAAGTAGCTCATGGTTACTACGTACTTTCGAAAGCAGCGGGAATGTTTGTGGATCCCCGCAAAGGACCGGTTTTACTAAACTATGGTCTTGATGAATGTCGCTTCACTAAGCCTGTTTACCCCGGAATGACCATTGGCGTGAAATTCACCGTAAAGGAAAAAATAGACCAGGAGAAAAAGAGCGAGGATGATATTGCAAAAGGTATCGTTCGCTTTAATGTGGATGTGTATGATGAAACCGGTGAGACCGTAGCTTTGGCGACTATTCTTACCATGGTAAAGAAGATAGATCAGAGTTCTTAA
- a CDS encoding antibiotic biosynthesis monooxygenase family protein produces the protein MTTTWKNQTPPIAPFYAVIFISRKGENLEGYEEMDARMMELAQQQEGYLGYSSVSKPDGGIFISYWQDEESIQKWRVDSRHGEAKGKAKDWYAYYHSMISKVESSYIFGEQL, from the coding sequence ATGACAACTACCTGGAAAAACCAAACCCCACCTATCGCTCCTTTTTACGCGGTGATTTTCATTTCCCGCAAAGGAGAAAACCTGGAAGGCTATGAAGAAATGGATGCCCGAATGATGGAGCTTGCTCAGCAGCAAGAAGGCTACCTGGGCTATAGCTCTGTTTCAAAGCCAGATGGAGGCATCTTTATTAGCTATTGGCAGGATGAAGAAAGCATACAGAAATGGCGCGTAGACAGCCGTCATGGGGAGGCAAAAGGCAAAGCCAAAGACTGGTACGCTTACTACCACAGCATGATAAGCAAAGTGGAGAGCAGTTATATTTTTGGAGAGCAGTTGTAA
- a CDS encoding Fic family protein — protein MKTFESGQIISQGHYKSFEPNPINRQWLIDDPEIQSLLSQADRQLGRLDMFSEYAPNIDLFISMHVVKEATKSSKIEGTQTNMEEALLEEKDVPVEKKDDWEEVQNYIRAMNYAVEHLQELPFSTRLIRETHGVLLQGVRGKTKQPGQFRTSQNWIGGAAISDAAFVPPVFTSVPTLMGDLEKFAHNTDVYVPDLIKIAIIHYQFETIHPFLDGNGRIGRLLIPFFLVSRDILKKPILYMSDFLEKNRQLYYDNLMRTRTHHDIRQWLKFFLTGLIETAKNGVNTFNAILQLKNETEEKVTQKLGARAHNAQKLLNHLYARPIISASHVAQATNLSMASAYKLIHDLEELGILKELTGEKRGRLYSFESYLNLYQR, from the coding sequence ATGAAAACTTTTGAATCAGGACAAATAATTTCACAGGGCCATTATAAAAGCTTTGAACCAAACCCAATAAACCGGCAATGGCTGATTGATGACCCAGAGATACAAAGCTTACTGAGCCAAGCCGACAGACAGCTTGGACGGCTGGACATGTTTTCGGAATATGCTCCAAATATTGACCTTTTTATAAGTATGCATGTAGTAAAAGAAGCTACCAAAAGCAGCAAAATAGAAGGCACACAAACTAATATGGAAGAAGCACTGCTAGAAGAAAAAGATGTACCAGTCGAAAAGAAGGACGATTGGGAAGAAGTTCAAAACTACATCCGCGCTATGAACTATGCCGTGGAACATTTGCAGGAGCTGCCCTTTTCTACACGGCTTATCCGTGAGACCCATGGTGTACTGCTACAAGGGGTGCGTGGCAAAACTAAGCAGCCAGGTCAGTTTCGCACCAGCCAAAACTGGATAGGGGGCGCTGCCATAAGTGATGCCGCTTTTGTGCCTCCCGTATTTACCAGTGTTCCCACATTGATGGGAGATTTGGAAAAATTTGCCCACAATACAGATGTTTATGTACCAGACCTTATCAAGATTGCCATCATTCATTATCAGTTTGAAACCATCCACCCTTTCCTGGATGGTAACGGACGAATTGGACGATTGCTCATACCCTTCTTTTTGGTGAGCCGTGATATTCTTAAAAAGCCCATCCTTTATATGTCGGACTTTTTGGAAAAAAACCGCCAATTGTATTATGACAACCTAATGCGCACCCGCACACACCACGACATCAGGCAGTGGCTAAAATTCTTTTTGACAGGGCTTATAGAAACAGCCAAAAATGGGGTAAACACCTTTAATGCCATTTTACAACTTAAAAATGAGACCGAAGAAAAAGTGACCCAAAAACTTGGTGCAAGGGCACACAATGCGCAAAAACTCTTAAACCACCTGTATGCCCGCCCCATTATAAGTGCGAGTCATGTGGCCCAGGCCACAAACCTCAGCATGGCTTCTGCCTACAAACTTATACATGACCTTGAGGAGCTTGGAATTTTAAAAGAGCTGACTGGAGAAAAAAGAGGCAGACTTTACAGCTTTGAAAGCTATTTAAACCTTTATCAGCGATGA